A region from the Desulfitobacterium dehalogenans ATCC 51507 genome encodes:
- the hgcB gene encoding mercury methylation ferredoxin HgcB has translation MKNQYLRNVSTLKLEQSLCTGCGKCIEVCSHQVFAIVNSKCSVVNKDGCIECGACVKNCPFLALEVKPGVGCASAIIKGWLTGTEPSCDCSSDSGSCC, from the coding sequence ATGAAGAATCAATATTTAAGAAACGTTTCAACCTTGAAATTGGAACAAAGCCTATGCACAGGCTGTGGAAAATGTATCGAAGTTTGTTCTCATCAGGTTTTTGCGATCGTTAACAGTAAATGTTCTGTTGTCAATAAAGACGGTTGCATCGAATGCGGTGCCTGTGTTAAGAACTGTCCGTTTCTTGCATTAGAGGTCAAGCCTGGCGTAGGTTGTGCTTCAGCTATTATTAAAGGTTGGTTGACTGGCACAGAACCTAGCTGCGACTGTTCTTCTGATAGTGGAAGCTGTTGTTAA
- the hgcA gene encoding mercury methylation corrinoid protein HgcA, with protein MLSIETNREIKIMQTSTQLTFHDRLGSWKARWGINRMNYKVEAGLYRVGDPNENSPVLVTANYKMSFDSLRKELSGLDTWILVLDTKGINVWCAAGKGTFGTTELLNRLAIVQLDRVISHRTLILPQLGAPGVSAHEITKYSGFKVIYGPVRAKDLKEFIQAGMKATPEMRKVRFSAYDRLVLTPIELVGTLKASLMIFGILFLLNLMGLGPFGLVDFYGYMGAVIIGCVLTPVLLPWIPGRAFAWKGWLLGLVWTVFVNATNGWPYDPQYSMLQALGYVLVFPAVSAYLAMNFTGSSTYTSFSGVLKEMRIAIPAIIVSIFIGCVLILVNSFI; from the coding sequence ATGTTATCCATCGAAACGAATAGAGAAATTAAGATCATGCAGACATCAACTCAATTAACCTTTCACGATAGATTGGGTTCGTGGAAGGCTCGTTGGGGTATTAACAGAATGAATTATAAAGTAGAGGCGGGGCTTTATCGTGTGGGAGACCCTAATGAGAATTCCCCGGTTCTCGTTACAGCCAATTACAAAATGAGTTTCGATAGTTTGCGGAAAGAGTTATCAGGCCTGGACACTTGGATTTTGGTTCTTGATACTAAGGGAATAAATGTATGGTGTGCTGCCGGCAAGGGGACATTTGGAACAACAGAGCTCCTTAATCGTTTAGCGATTGTGCAGCTTGATAGGGTTATTTCACATCGAACGCTTATCTTACCTCAGTTAGGAGCTCCGGGTGTAAGTGCCCATGAGATTACAAAGTATTCCGGGTTCAAGGTCATTTATGGGCCGGTGAGAGCCAAAGATTTAAAAGAGTTCATTCAAGCGGGAATGAAAGCCACGCCTGAAATGAGAAAGGTGCGATTTAGTGCGTATGATCGTCTTGTTTTAACACCGATTGAACTTGTGGGCACGTTAAAGGCATCCTTAATGATTTTTGGAATACTTTTTTTGTTAAATCTTATGGGGCTTGGGCCTTTTGGTTTGGTCGACTTTTATGGATATATGGGTGCCGTAATTATCGGCTGTGTATTGACGCCGGTATTGCTACCCTGGATTCCAGGGCGGGCCTTTGCGTGGAAAGGTTGGTTATTGGGACTGGTTTGGACTGTGTTTGTTAATGCCACTAATGGATGGCCCTATGACCCACAATACAGCATGCTTCAGGCTCTTGGGTATGTACTTGTTTTTCCTGCAGTTTCTGCATATTTAGCCATGAATTTTACTGGTTCTTCAACGTACACTTCCTTCTCAGGGGTTTTGAAAGAGATGAGGATAGCAATCCCGGCTATAATTGTATCAATTTTTATAGGTTGTGTATTGATTTTAGTCAATAGTTTTATATAA
- a CDS encoding arsenate reductase ArsC, whose translation MYKVKVAFICVHNSCRSQMAEALGKKMASDVFEPYSAGTETKPSINKDAVRIIRQLYDIDMEKTQFSKLIQDIPQPDIVITMGCNVYCPYVPCKYREDWGLEDPTGKSDEEFILTARIIEKKVLELKERLTSG comes from the coding sequence ATGTACAAAGTAAAGGTTGCTTTCATCTGTGTTCATAATTCTTGCCGTTCACAGATGGCAGAAGCCCTTGGTAAAAAGATGGCTTCCGATGTATTTGAGCCCTATTCAGCGGGCACTGAAACCAAACCTTCTATCAATAAAGATGCGGTCCGAATTATAAGACAGCTTTATGATATCGATATGGAAAAGACGCAGTTTTCCAAGCTTATCCAAGATATCCCTCAACCAGATATCGTGATTACGATGGGATGTAATGTCTATTGTCCCTATGTACCCTGCAAATACCGAGAAGACTGGGGTTTGGAAGATCCAACCGGAAAAAGCGATGAAGAATTTATTCTCACGGCAAGAATAATAGAAAAAAAGGTTTTAGAACTGAAAGAACGGTTAACTAGCGGCTGA
- a CDS encoding ArsR/SmtB family transcription factor yields MENKYQNNAKIFKALCDPNRLMIIEMLQSAERCACEILEDMKVGQSTLSHHMKILCESGLVDSRREGKWMYYSLDKEGCEAAKNLLDEIISQKENNNVGGRQCEC; encoded by the coding sequence ATGGAAAATAAATATCAAAATAACGCAAAAATTTTTAAAGCACTCTGCGATCCAAATCGGCTCATGATTATAGAGATGTTGCAAAGTGCTGAGAGATGTGCCTGTGAAATCCTCGAGGATATGAAGGTCGGGCAATCAACCTTATCACACCACATGAAGATTCTTTGTGAATCCGGACTTGTGGATAGCCGAAGGGAAGGAAAGTGGATGTACTATTCTCTTGATAAGGAGGGATGCGAAGCTGCCAAAAATCTGTTGGATGAAATAATAAGCCAAAAGGAAAATAATAATGTAGGAGGTCGCCAATGTGAGTGTTAA
- the rsgA gene encoding ribosome small subunit-dependent GTPase A → MKKKATVVNIMNKQVQVLAEGEIISCLLPGSLVSKKNALIVGDQVEIGLAGNDQYKLIQVLPRKTALYRGNRRSTEEKVLVAANVQYLLAIVTADYLLNQAGYLEAAIIAAKRAGIQVGIFISKWDLIGESTQALLEAKLALYQTSVDFVFVGSARERQEELIKTVEGKTVVVVGDRSCGKTSLIHGSLNEPLEKEDSRCTMSSTHTSVLQVGSRGTLWIDTPGFRDFALQEISVEERNAVFPEIAQLIEGCYFRNCTHVHEEGCQVLEALRAKKLKRERYDAYQKMADTRVVTCTSPRTDYRHSACTESFTCKACGTLVVPEGAGSQHRNHCPKCLSSVHVDNEPGDRASLCKGIMEPVSVWVRKGGEWAIIHRCRTCGTLNSNRIAADDNPALLISIAVKPLAMTPFPLDKLSIKDGCSEISFGR, encoded by the coding sequence ATGAAGAAGAAAGCTACTGTTGTAAATATCATGAATAAACAAGTCCAAGTATTAGCGGAAGGTGAAATCATTTCCTGCCTGCTTCCTGGCTCTTTGGTCTCGAAGAAGAATGCATTGATTGTTGGTGATCAGGTTGAAATAGGACTTGCTGGGAATGATCAATATAAACTGATTCAAGTTCTGCCAAGAAAAACTGCCTTATATAGGGGAAATCGTCGTTCCACAGAAGAGAAAGTCCTGGTAGCAGCGAATGTTCAGTATCTTTTGGCGATCGTGACCGCCGATTACCTGCTCAATCAGGCAGGTTATTTGGAAGCGGCGATTATCGCCGCCAAACGAGCAGGAATTCAAGTCGGTATATTTATTAGCAAATGGGATTTAATTGGGGAAAGCACTCAGGCTCTGTTAGAAGCCAAACTGGCTCTGTATCAAACTTCCGTCGACTTCGTATTTGTAGGTTCAGCTCGTGAACGGCAAGAAGAACTAATTAAAACAGTTGAGGGAAAAACTGTGGTTGTTGTTGGTGATAGGTCTTGCGGCAAAACGTCTTTGATACATGGGAGTCTAAACGAACCATTAGAAAAAGAAGATTCCCGCTGTACTATGTCAAGCACTCATACCAGTGTTTTGCAGGTTGGCTCCAGAGGAACCTTATGGATTGATACACCGGGCTTTCGCGATTTTGCCCTGCAGGAAATTTCCGTGGAGGAACGAAACGCGGTATTCCCTGAAATAGCGCAACTCATTGAAGGTTGTTATTTTAGGAACTGTACGCATGTCCACGAGGAAGGGTGCCAAGTTCTTGAGGCGCTTCGCGCGAAAAAACTCAAAAGAGAACGATATGATGCTTATCAGAAAATGGCGGATACCAGAGTCGTTACATGTACTTCCCCTAGAACTGATTATCGGCATTCAGCTTGTACAGAGAGCTTTACATGCAAGGCATGTGGGACGCTTGTCGTGCCGGAAGGTGCTGGGAGCCAGCATCGCAACCATTGCCCGAAGTGTTTATCGAGCGTACATGTAGACAATGAGCCGGGCGACCGTGCTTCCCTGTGCAAAGGAATAATGGAACCGGTCAGTGTGTGGGTGCGTAAGGGCGGTGAATGGGCGATTATTCACAGATGCCGAACGTGCGGCACTTTGAATTCGAATCGAATTGCAGCAGATGATAATCCGGCCCTGCTCATATCCATTGCAGTTAAGCCGTTGGCTATGACACCATTTCCCCTCGATAAATTGTCAATTAAAGATGGCTGCAGCGAAATTAGTTTTGGTAGATGA
- a CDS encoding CD3324 family protein has protein sequence MSYIKAADVLPKEIIDLIQKYIDGEYVYIPRKESNRKAWGENTKGKEMILFRNMEIYEKYTEGMPVDHLSETYYLSPKSIQKIIAKFKLENQ, from the coding sequence ATGAGCTATATCAAAGCAGCCGATGTGCTGCCCAAAGAAATAATAGATCTAATTCAAAAATATATTGACGGTGAATATGTTTATATCCCAAGAAAAGAAAGCAATCGTAAGGCATGGGGAGAAAACACCAAAGGCAAAGAGATGATTCTTTTCAGAAACATGGAGATTTACGAAAAATATACAGAAGGAATGCCGGTTGACCATCTTTCGGAAACTTACTATTTATCACCGAAAAGCATACAGAAAATTATTGCAAAATTTAAACTGGAGAACCAGTAA
- a CDS encoding N-acetyltransferase: MIRDFKETDIEKIMKIWLNTNIRVHHFIDSSYWINSYPTVEKMLPQATIYVYDSSSQIQGFLGLNGDYIEGIFVDAEYQSKGIGGQLLNYAKERHNKLLLNVYQRNERAVRFYLKEGFVILSEQIEEETKESDLTMVWKHSRLESNPIE; this comes from the coding sequence ATGATCAGAGATTTTAAAGAAACCGATATCGAAAAAATTATGAAGATATGGCTTAATACGAATATTAGGGTGCATCATTTTATCGACAGCAGCTATTGGATAAACAGCTATCCCACAGTTGAAAAAATGTTGCCGCAGGCGACTATTTATGTGTATGATTCCAGCAGTCAGATACAAGGGTTTCTTGGACTGAATGGAGATTACATTGAGGGAATTTTTGTTGATGCAGAATATCAATCCAAGGGAATTGGCGGTCAACTGCTCAATTATGCCAAAGAGAGGCATAACAAACTTCTTTTGAATGTTTATCAAAGAAATGAGCGGGCAGTAAGATTCTACTTGAAAGAAGGATTTGTAATTTTGTCGGAACAGATTGAGGAGGAAACCAAAGAAAGCGATCTCACGATGGTATGGAAGCACAGTAGATTAGAGTCAAATCCAATTGAGTAA
- a CDS encoding GNAT family N-acetyltransferase, which produces MKFILTSNIKDNDTLRHSYNSLAEKTFGLSFEKFYQNGYWTDKYIPYSLVDNGKAIANASVSIIKFLHYGQEKLCLQIGTVMTDIDYRNQGLSRYLIETILKEWKDKCNSIYLFANDSVLDFYPKFGFEKVIEYHCSSPITPTKGHVRKLDMGSADDRAFNGRQLWITHVLLYVLYERLHILLGRFRYCNNCFQ; this is translated from the coding sequence ATGAAGTTTATCTTGACTAGCAACATTAAGGACAATGACACATTGAGGCATAGTTATAACAGTTTAGCTGAGAAAACCTTTGGCCTATCCTTTGAGAAATTTTATCAGAACGGATATTGGACAGATAAATATATTCCATATTCCTTAGTTGATAATGGAAAAGCAATAGCTAATGCCTCTGTGAGTATTATAAAATTTCTGCACTATGGACAAGAAAAGCTATGCCTTCAAATCGGTACTGTAATGACAGATATTGATTATAGAAATCAGGGTTTGTCGCGCTATTTAATAGAAACCATCCTAAAGGAATGGAAAGACAAGTGCAATAGTATTTACCTTTTTGCTAATGATAGCGTTCTTGACTTTTATCCTAAATTTGGATTTGAAAAAGTCATTGAATACCACTGTAGTAGTCCAATTACTCCAACAAAAGGACATGTAAGGAAACTTGACATGGGGAGTGCAGATGATCGCGCTTTCAATGGAAGACAACTATGGATTACTCATGTTTTATTGTACGTCCTTTATGAAAGACTGCATATACTTCTTGGAAGATTTCGATACTGTAATAATTGCTTCCAATGA
- a CDS encoding HD-GYP domain-containing protein, which yields MRLVNIAYVDEGEVLARPLVSPNGKVLLQAGVKLTRNYIDKLSRLGFDTMFIEDDTFQDVEIYSAVSTKTREIAYASLENLGKNLNESQLHAVNLDEVKKAVQNIIADLLYSKDMLGNVMEIQGYDDYTFHHSVNTTIIALIMGISMGWNNGKLLDLGMGVLMHDVGKIKISPEILNKKGPLTPEEFEEIKKHAEYGFEILRKNQDINLLSAHVALQHQERWDGSGYPRGLKGTQIHEYGRLAAVADVYEALTSKRVYRNALQPYEAYEYVIANSDKLFEPKVVQNTFSKCITPYPTGSGIRLTNGLRGNVVKQNSSFPTRPYVRMTHEGEVRLIAPIDYNLVEHPSLLIVGIENK from the coding sequence ATGCGATTAGTGAATATTGCCTATGTGGACGAAGGTGAAGTGCTTGCCCGGCCGCTGGTTAGTCCTAATGGAAAGGTCCTATTGCAGGCAGGAGTTAAACTCACCCGTAATTATATAGATAAGTTATCCCGTTTAGGGTTTGATACCATGTTTATTGAAGATGACACATTTCAGGATGTGGAGATCTATTCTGCCGTATCCACCAAGACACGTGAAATTGCATACGCATCCTTAGAAAATTTAGGCAAAAATCTTAATGAATCGCAGCTTCATGCCGTGAATCTGGATGAAGTTAAAAAGGCAGTACAAAACATCATCGCCGACCTTCTCTATAGCAAGGATATGTTGGGAAATGTTATGGAGATTCAGGGTTATGATGATTATACTTTTCATCATTCGGTGAATACCACAATTATCGCATTAATTATGGGGATATCCATGGGCTGGAATAATGGGAAACTGCTGGATCTTGGTATGGGTGTGCTCATGCATGATGTGGGTAAGATAAAAATTTCACCGGAGATTCTTAACAAGAAGGGACCTCTTACCCCTGAAGAGTTCGAAGAGATTAAGAAACATGCTGAATATGGATTTGAGATCCTCCGCAAAAATCAGGATATTAATTTATTATCTGCACACGTCGCTCTTCAGCATCAAGAGCGTTGGGATGGCAGCGGTTATCCGAGGGGATTAAAGGGGACCCAGATTCATGAATATGGCCGCTTGGCAGCTGTCGCGGATGTTTATGAGGCGTTAACCAGCAAAAGGGTATATCGGAATGCTCTGCAGCCTTATGAGGCTTATGAATACGTTATCGCCAATTCAGATAAACTTTTTGAACCTAAAGTAGTACAAAACACCTTTTCCAAATGCATTACACCCTATCCTACAGGTTCAGGGATCCGCCTCACCAACGGCCTTCGTGGGAATGTAGTAAAGCAAAATTCCTCTTTTCCCACGCGGCCTTATGTCCGAATGACCCATGAAGGAGAGGTTCGACTCATTGCTCCAATTGATTATAACTTAGTGGAACACCCTTCCTTGCTCATCGTCGGCATAGAGAATAAGTAA
- a CDS encoding aspartyl-phosphate phosphatase Spo0E family protein has product MWNHQLLKLIEDMRKELNQLGKRKPLTDPEVVDLSQKLDKLLNEYYLTAK; this is encoded by the coding sequence ATGTGGAACCATCAATTGCTTAAGCTCATTGAGGATATGAGAAAAGAGCTTAATCAATTAGGTAAGAGAAAGCCTCTTACTGACCCTGAGGTTGTCGATTTAAGTCAAAAACTGGATAAACTTCTCAATGAATATTACCTTACAGCAAAGTAA
- the larC gene encoding nickel pincer cofactor biosynthesis protein LarC codes for MKAAYLDCFSGISGDMLLGALVDAGLDFNLLQRDLAGLDLDEYELYEQKVIKQGISGTQVHVHSLEGHVHRNLSDIREIIGRSVLPAQVKDRSLEIFTRLGKAEAKIHGTDIEQIHFHEVGAVDAIVDIVGAVIGFWRLGVEKVFSSPIHVGKGFVKAAHGLLPVPAPATLELLTGVPIYSQDVEGELATPTGAAIVTAYCQDFGPFPKIKVERIGYGAGTKDLIIPNLLRLTVGELANEDSQHEGIRVGEALTLEVNIDDMNPELYDYLFEKLFQGGAMDVYIQDIQMKKNRPAVLLTVQTPYHKLEEIRRILFEETTTIGLRVYPIKKYMLPYELLTIETKYGSAQVKVAFWEGRACTVSPEYEDCRRLAQLTGKPLKHIYEEIKEKAKQDIIITR; via the coding sequence ATGAAAGCAGCTTATTTGGATTGTTTTTCTGGTATCAGCGGGGATATGCTTCTAGGCGCCCTCGTTGATGCAGGATTAGATTTTAATCTTTTACAAAGAGATTTAGCAGGTCTGGATTTGGACGAGTATGAACTGTATGAGCAGAAAGTAATTAAACAGGGAATCAGCGGTACCCAAGTCCATGTTCACTCCTTAGAAGGCCATGTCCACCGCAATCTGTCGGATATTCGGGAGATCATCGGCAGAAGTGTTTTGCCTGCCCAAGTCAAAGACAGAAGCCTGGAGATATTCACCCGCTTAGGGAAAGCTGAAGCTAAAATCCATGGAACCGACATAGAACAGATTCATTTTCATGAAGTCGGAGCAGTCGATGCTATCGTGGATATTGTCGGAGCCGTAATAGGTTTTTGGCGTTTGGGAGTTGAAAAGGTGTTCTCTTCGCCAATTCATGTGGGGAAAGGCTTTGTCAAGGCTGCACATGGGCTGTTACCTGTACCTGCCCCCGCGACTTTGGAATTATTGACCGGAGTCCCGATTTATTCTCAAGATGTTGAGGGAGAATTAGCCACCCCCACCGGAGCTGCCATAGTCACAGCTTATTGTCAGGATTTTGGTCCATTTCCGAAGATTAAAGTGGAGAGAATCGGTTACGGGGCGGGAACGAAAGATTTAATTATCCCTAACCTATTAAGGCTGACTGTGGGAGAGCTGGCCAATGAGGATAGTCAACATGAAGGGATTCGGGTAGGGGAGGCTTTAACCCTGGAAGTAAATATCGACGATATGAATCCTGAGCTTTACGATTATCTCTTTGAAAAGCTTTTCCAAGGGGGAGCCATGGATGTCTATATCCAGGATATCCAAATGAAGAAAAACCGTCCAGCCGTACTTTTGACTGTGCAAACTCCTTATCATAAACTGGAGGAAATTCGCAGGATTCTTTTTGAAGAGACGACCACTATTGGATTACGGGTTTATCCTATAAAGAAATACATGCTTCCTTATGAGCTTCTTACAATTGAAACGAAGTACGGCTCAGCGCAAGTAAAGGTGGCTTTTTGGGAGGGGAGGGCCTGCACTGTGAGTCCGGAGTACGAGGATTGTCGCCGGCTTGCTCAACTAACAGGGAAACCCTTAAAGCATATCTACGAGGAGATAAAAGAGAAGGCAAAACAGGATATAATTATTACTAGATAG
- a CDS encoding CBS domain-containing protein, translating into MNVAFFLIPKQDVIYLKVNSTMRQAIEKMEFHRYSAIPLIDDQGHYLGTITEGDLLWKLKNTPGLDFQNTHTIRLTEIEQHIQNYPVSINSRMEDLISRAVEQNFIPVVDDQKIFIGIVRRREILEYCSKALGMLESLSLDD; encoded by the coding sequence ATGAATGTTGCCTTTTTCTTAATACCTAAGCAAGATGTAATTTACCTTAAAGTCAATTCTACCATGCGTCAGGCCATAGAGAAAATGGAGTTCCATCGCTACTCAGCCATTCCCCTTATTGATGATCAGGGTCACTACCTCGGTACGATTACCGAAGGGGATCTCTTGTGGAAGCTCAAAAATACTCCCGGTCTTGACTTTCAAAACACCCATACCATTCGACTTACAGAGATTGAACAACATATTCAAAACTATCCGGTTTCCATCAACTCCCGTATGGAAGACCTTATCTCACGAGCTGTTGAACAGAACTTCATCCCGGTAGTGGATGACCAAAAAATCTTTATCGGCATTGTACGCCGCCGCGAAATCCTGGAATACTGCTCCAAAGCCTTAGGTATGTTGGAATCCTTATCCCTTGATGATTAG